The DNA window CCATTAACCCGATATGAATTTCAACCCCAAAAATCAATCTGATCCATTCGAATCATAACATCACTTCCCACACAACCATATTGATATCCAACACGTTATTCCAATGAACATTCCACTTCCAAACTAAATTATCGAATTGACCCATATCTCTTTTCCCATATAGCATtacttttaattttgtttaaacgTAATATATCAATCAAAAGAAGAAATTAATCAACAAACTTGAATTAATCATAGATACGCGTATAATGTTTTGTTGTATATCTTGTTCTTTTTTTCTTACactgttatttttataaaattatatgctTCATAATTTTTCAACCGTACCtgtacaataaaaaaaaaaacaaaagtgaaGTTAATTTTTTTTGGGTCAAACTCAAACCCAAaaccaaaacctcacaaaccgaaaaagaaaagcaaaaatgACGATAGCgaccaacataataaacatatCCATCGCTTTCTCTCTCCTCAActttctctctctcctctctctcttcaTCAAACAGAATCCCTCAAACCTCTTCTTCGCTTTCTCAACATCCACCTTCTTCCTCTCACCGTTCTCCATCGCCCCTTGCAAAATTACCAAACTATCCCTCCCAACCACGTGTCTTCCATCCATATCCTCCATACTAAAACTCACCTCCCTCACGTGCATCTCTCCCCCGGCTTTCCCACAGCACGTGACCTTTATCGTGCACTGCACTACTCCCATTACCACAGCGTATAAAACCTCAAACTCCCCCGTCAGCCAGTGACGTCTCACGGTTACCGGTAACCGGCTGGAGAGGTTCACCGAACGCTTACGTGTCGGTTCGATCATAATCCAGCTTAATGTCAGATTTTGTTCAAGCCACTCCACGACGTCGTTTTGCTCGAATTTTATATTTGTTTGAATAACTTCGTTTGGGTCGAGAATTTCAATCCATAGAGGTGAACATAAGAACCATCCGTTATGAGTTTCCGTTCGGAGGATTTTGGAAAAGACCGGTTTGCCCTTGTAGTATAAATCGACGGCTGAGATTAATTCTCTCGTTggcgatgatgatgatgttgttgttgaggttgttgagaTTGAGGAAGAGGAGTAATCGACGGAGGGGAATGAGTCGGAGAAAACTGAACGGTGAGAGGATGGGAAGGTGGAGATGAGTGACGTGGCGAGAGGGTTATTGAGAGAAGGCCACGTGGCG is part of the Vicia villosa cultivar HV-30 ecotype Madison, WI linkage group LG2, Vvil1.0, whole genome shotgun sequence genome and encodes:
- the LOC131653533 gene encoding F-box protein At2g27310, which translates into the protein MDSSYSTNSPITTIHSDIIQSHILSRLDGPSLTSAASTASHLNRLCTENHLWQKISTATWPSLNNPLATSLISTFPSSHRSVFSDSFPSVDYSSSSISTTSTTTSSSSPTRELISAVDLYYKGKPVFSKILRTETHNGWFLCSPLWIEILDPNEVIQTNIKFEQNDVVEWLEQNLTLSWIMIEPTRKRSVNLSSRLPVTVRRHWLTGEFEVLYAVVMGVVQCTIKVTCCGKAGGEMHVREVSFSMEDMDGRHVVGRDSLVILQGAMENGERKKVDVEKAKKRFEGFCLMKRERRERKLRREKAMDMFIMLVAIVIFAFLFRFVRFWFWV